In Bradyrhizobium sp. WBOS07, the genomic window GATCGCCGGCGACCGCGAGGAGCTGCTCCGCCTGTTCGAGAATCTGATCGAGAACGCCCTCAAATACGGCGCCTCCGGCGGACGTGTCATCGTGTCGCTGACCTCGGGCGCGGCCACTGACGGAACTCAGGAAATCCGGATCATGGTCCGCGATTTCGGCCCCGGCATCGCGCCCGAGCACTTGCCGCGGCTGACCGAGCGGTTCTACCGCGTGGACGTCGGCGACAGCCGTTCGCAGGGCGGCACCGGGCTCGGATTATCGCTGGTGAAACATATTCTTAACCGCCATCGCGGCCGGCTCCTGATCGAAAGCGTGCCCAGGCAGGGCGCCACTTTCACCGCCTGTTTTCCCCAGATCAAGACTCCCGCGACGGCCTGAAATACAAGCAATATCAATTGCTTGTAGGTGTCATCCAGCTGTCACGAAACCTTCGTAAAAGCACAGCCGACCGCTCCTACATGGGCGGCGTGGGGAGCGCGATCGGGCGCGGATGGCGCTTCGCTCCCCCCAATGGAGACCAGCATGAATTTCCTCAAGACGATGGTCGCTGCCGGCTTGGTCGCCGCATCGGCGACCGCAGCCTTTGCGGCCGACATCACCGGCGCCGGCGCGACGTTCCCGTTCCCGCTCTATTCCAAGTGGGCCGACGCCTACAAGAAGGAGACCGGCAACGGTCTGAACTACCAGTCGATCGGTTCGGGCGGCGGCATCAAGCAGATCCAGGCCAAGACCGTGACCTTCGGCGCGAGCGACATGCCCCTCAAGGCTGAGCAGCTCGAAAAGGACGGAATGATCCAGTGGCCGCAGGCGATGGGTGCCTTGGTGCCGGTCGTCAATCTCGAAGGCATCAAGTCGGGCGAGCTGGTGTTTTCCGGCGAGTTGCTGGGCGACATCTATCTCGGCAAGGTCAAGACCTGGAATGACCCGGCGATCGCCAAGCTCAATCCCAACGTGAAGCTGCCCTCGGACGCCATCACCGTCGTGCGTCGGTCCGACGGCTCCGGCACCACGTTCATCTGGACCGATTTCCTGACGAAGACCAATGCCGAGTGGAAGAGCAAGGTCGGTGCCGGTACTGCGGTCGAGTGGCCGACGGGTGTTGGCGCCAAGGGCAATGAAGGCGTCGCGGGCAATGTCAGCCAGACCAAGAACTCGATCGGCTATGTCGAGTATGCCTATGCCAAGCAGAACAAGCTGACCTACGGCGCCTTGATCAACAAGGCCGGCAAGGCCGTGCAGCCGACCGTTGCGGCCTTCCAGGCTGCCGCCGCCAACGCCGACTGGGCCGGCTCCAAGAACTACTATGTGATCCTGACCGACCAGCCCGGCGAAGCATCGTGGCCGATTACCGGCGCGACCTTCATCCTGATGCACAAGGATGCGACCGACAAGGCGGCGTCCCAGGAAGCCATCAAGTTCTTCAAGTGGGCGTTCGAGAAGGGCGACAAGATGGCGGAGGAGCTCGACTACATCCCGATGCCCGACACGGTCGTCAAGCAGATCGAGAAGACCTGGGCTGCCGAGATCAAGAGCTGAGCTCTCTCCGTGTCCCTGACGCGGTGCGGCCCTGGGGATGCGAAGCATCGTCCAGTGTGCCGCTCCGCAGAGCCGGGACCCAAAAAACGCCAAGCCCCGGATCAGCGGCGCACCGCTTCGCGCTGCACCGCATCCGGGGCACGGCACCAAAAACAAGTGTATAAAACGGGTACAGGGGATCGGCGTGGCAGAGATGGCCGTTCAGAGCGATGTAATCGACGACGCCGGACCGTATGACCGTGCCAAGGCCTTGGGCGCGTTCAAGCTCGGCGACGTCACCTTCTACTGGATCACGCGGCTCTCCGCGATCTCGGTGCTGCTCATTCTCGGCGGCATCATCATGTCGCTGGTCATTGGCGCGTTCCCGGCGATCAAGGAATACGGCCTCTCCTTCCTGTGGACGCAGCGCTGGGCGCCGTCGGCCGATCCGCCCGTGCTCGGCGCGCTCGGGCCGATGTACGGCACGCTCGTCACGTCCTTCATCGCGATGCTGATCGCCATTCCGGTCGGTCTCGGCATTGCGATCTTCCTCACCGAGCTCTGTCCGCAATGGTTGCGCCGCCCGATCGGCATGGCGATCGAGCTGCTCGCCGGCATCCCGTCGATCATCTACGGCATGTGGGGCTTCTTCGTGCTGGGCCCGTTCCTGGCCAACACCTTCCAGCCGTTCATGATCAGGGTGTTCGACGGCGTCCCGGTGCTGGGCGCGATCTTCGCAGGTCCACCGTCCTATCTCAGCCTGTTCAACGCCGCGCTGATCCTCGCCATCATGGTGCTGCCCTTCATCACCTCGATCTCGGTCGACGTGTTCAAGACGGTGCCGCCGGTCCTGAAGGAAGCCGCCTACGGCGTCGGCTGCACCACCTGGGAGGTCGTCCGCAGCGTGGTGATCCCCTACACCCGCGTCGGCATCATCGGCGGCGTCATGCTGGCGCTGGGCCGTGCGCTCGGCGAGACCATGGCGGTGACCTTCATCATCGGCAATTCGTTCCGCATCTCTTCGTCGATCTTCGCGCCGGGCACGACGATCTCGGCGGCGATCGCGTCCGAGTTCGCCGAGAGCGACGGCCTGCACCAGTCCGGCCTGATCCTGCTCGGCCTGCTGCTGTTCGTGCTGACGTTCTTCGTGCTCGCGGCCGCGCGGCTGATGCTGATGCGCCTGGAAACCAAGGCCGGAAAGTGAAGCCATGAACCCGATCTATGCACGCCGCCGCCGCTGGGACGTCATCATCCGCGGCCTCTGCATCGCCGCCGCCGCCTTCGGCGTCACCTGGCTCGCGCTGATCCTGGTCACGCTGCTCTACAACGGCGTCAGCGGCCTCAACGTGCAGATCTTCACCGCGGACACGCCGCCGCCGGGCTCGACCGAGGGCGGCCTGCGCAACGCCATCGTCGGCTCGATCATCATGACCGTGATCGGCGTCGGCATCGGCGCGCCGCTCGGCCTGTTCGCCGGCACCTATCTCGCCGAGTACGGCCGCAACGACAAGCTGACCTCGGTGATCCGCTTCATCAACGACATCCTGCTCTCGGCGCCCTCGATCATCATCGGCCTGTTCATCTACGGCGCGGTGGTGGTGCCGATGCGGGGCTTCTCTGCGATCGCGGGTGCGCTGGCGCTCGCCGTGATCGTGATCCCGGTCGTGGTGCGCACCACGGAGGACATGCTGCTGCTGGTGCCGAACCCGCTGCGCGAAGCCGCCAGCGCGCTGGGTCTGCCGCGCTCGCTGGTGATCAAGCGCATCGCCTATCGCGCCGCGCGCTCGGGCCTCATCACCGG contains:
- the pstC gene encoding phosphate ABC transporter permease subunit PstC, which codes for MAVQSDVIDDAGPYDRAKALGAFKLGDVTFYWITRLSAISVLLILGGIIMSLVIGAFPAIKEYGLSFLWTQRWAPSADPPVLGALGPMYGTLVTSFIAMLIAIPVGLGIAIFLTELCPQWLRRPIGMAIELLAGIPSIIYGMWGFFVLGPFLANTFQPFMIRVFDGVPVLGAIFAGPPSYLSLFNAALILAIMVLPFITSISVDVFKTVPPVLKEAAYGVGCTTWEVVRSVVIPYTRVGIIGGVMLALGRALGETMAVTFIIGNSFRISSSIFAPGTTISAAIASEFAESDGLHQSGLILLGLLLFVLTFFVLAAARLMLMRLETKAGK
- the pstS gene encoding phosphate ABC transporter substrate-binding protein PstS codes for the protein MNFLKTMVAAGLVAASATAAFAADITGAGATFPFPLYSKWADAYKKETGNGLNYQSIGSGGGIKQIQAKTVTFGASDMPLKAEQLEKDGMIQWPQAMGALVPVVNLEGIKSGELVFSGELLGDIYLGKVKTWNDPAIAKLNPNVKLPSDAITVVRRSDGSGTTFIWTDFLTKTNAEWKSKVGAGTAVEWPTGVGAKGNEGVAGNVSQTKNSIGYVEYAYAKQNKLTYGALINKAGKAVQPTVAAFQAAAANADWAGSKNYYVILTDQPGEASWPITGATFILMHKDATDKAASQEAIKFFKWAFEKGDKMAEELDYIPMPDTVVKQIEKTWAAEIKS
- the pstA gene encoding phosphate ABC transporter permease PstA, producing the protein MNPIYARRRRWDVIIRGLCIAAAAFGVTWLALILVTLLYNGVSGLNVQIFTADTPPPGSTEGGLRNAIVGSIIMTVIGVGIGAPLGLFAGTYLAEYGRNDKLTSVIRFINDILLSAPSIIIGLFIYGAVVVPMRGFSAIAGALALAVIVIPVVVRTTEDMLLLVPNPLREAASALGLPRSLVIKRIAYRAARSGLITGVLLATARVAGETAPLLFTALSNQFFSLGLDKTMANLPVTINNFVQSPYAYWKQLAWSGALLITLTVLALNIGARILGAERTAK